Proteins encoded by one window of Gordonia jinghuaiqii:
- a CDS encoding urea amidolyase associated protein UAAP2, which yields MTTADISTDLAAISDLATAPAAELALVPGSVVHDAQVAERGPWSGVVAAGDVLTIVDLAGNQAVDTLFYAADDVTRRYSAQSTIAAQGNIFLTTGTVIRDHESRPLMTIVADEVGNHDTVGGACSQESNTLRYGHHTKHQHACVENFLVEGSRHGLGKADLVGNVNFFMNVPVDPDGSLGIVDGLSAPGKRLALRAEVDTLVLISNCPQINNPCNGFDPTAVRVIVTRPS from the coding sequence ATGACCACCGCAGATATCAGTACCGATCTCGCCGCCATCTCCGATCTCGCCACCGCCCCGGCTGCCGAACTCGCCCTCGTGCCCGGAAGCGTCGTCCACGACGCGCAGGTCGCCGAGCGGGGCCCCTGGTCGGGTGTCGTCGCCGCCGGCGACGTCCTGACGATCGTCGACCTGGCCGGCAACCAGGCCGTCGACACCCTGTTCTATGCGGCCGACGACGTGACCAGGCGCTACTCCGCGCAATCGACGATCGCCGCGCAGGGCAACATCTTCCTCACCACCGGCACGGTGATCCGCGATCACGAGTCCCGTCCGCTGATGACGATCGTCGCCGACGAGGTGGGCAACCACGACACGGTCGGCGGCGCATGCTCGCAGGAGTCGAACACGCTGCGTTACGGCCACCACACCAAACACCAGCACGCATGTGTCGAGAACTTCCTCGTCGAGGGCAGCCGGCACGGACTCGGCAAGGCCGACCTGGTCGGCAACGTCAACTTCTTCATGAACGTGCCCGTCGACCCCGATGGTTCACTCGGTATCGTCGACGGACTGTCCGCACCCGGTAAGCGCCTGGCACTGCGCGCCGAGGTCGACACCCTTGTCCTGATCTCCAACTGTCCGCAGATCAACAACCCCTGCAACGGATTCGACCCCACCGCGGTGCGGGTCATCGTGACCCGGCCGTCCTGA
- a CDS encoding urea amidolyase associated protein UAAP1, giving the protein MSTITAGTGTTAGAREHARAQAATVTDSMPVVPASNWPNPPTGIDPADLTWAETVPGGRYTSKVLARGTRLRLNDVAGSACAHILLWRADAPWERLNVADTVKVPWQAYLGTGHPLLSDQGRVLATVVADGSGHHDALCGTTTLAGNTAKYGAGELHSASPAGREMFVPAAAKHGLTPADVAPSLSFFHGVVVDADGALRSTGNAGAGTSVDLILHLPCVIAIVNTAHPLDPSPTFDTTSLEVLAWKARADLDALLADADAADPEYRRAVANSEDAWAAARFQEARF; this is encoded by the coding sequence ATGAGCACCATCACCGCCGGTACCGGCACCACCGCGGGCGCCCGCGAACATGCGCGGGCGCAGGCCGCGACCGTCACCGACTCCATGCCGGTGGTCCCGGCGTCGAACTGGCCGAACCCGCCCACCGGCATCGACCCCGCCGACCTGACCTGGGCCGAGACCGTCCCCGGCGGCCGCTACACCAGCAAGGTCCTGGCACGCGGAACCCGGCTGCGACTCAACGATGTCGCGGGTTCGGCGTGTGCGCACATCCTGCTGTGGCGTGCCGACGCCCCATGGGAACGCCTCAACGTGGCCGACACCGTGAAAGTGCCGTGGCAGGCCTACCTCGGCACCGGGCATCCGCTGCTCAGCGACCAGGGCCGGGTCCTGGCCACCGTCGTCGCCGACGGGTCCGGCCACCACGACGCCCTCTGCGGCACCACCACTCTCGCCGGTAACACCGCGAAATACGGTGCCGGAGAGCTCCACTCCGCCAGCCCCGCCGGACGTGAGATGTTCGTGCCGGCCGCCGCCAAACACGGTCTGACACCGGCAGATGTGGCGCCGTCGCTCTCGTTCTTCCACGGCGTGGTCGTCGATGCCGACGGGGCGCTGCGTTCGACCGGCAACGCGGGTGCCGGCACGTCCGTCGACCTGATCCTGCACCTGCCGTGTGTCATCGCCATCGTCAACACGGCCCATCCCCTCGATCCGTCACCGACCTTCGACACCACGTCCCTGGAGGTGCTGGCGTGGAAAGCGCGGGCCGACCTCGACGCGCTGCTGGCCGACGCCGACGCCGCCGATCCGGAATACCGGCGAGCTGTCGCCAACTCCGAAGACGCCTGGGCCGCAGCCCGATTCCAGGAAGCCCGATTCTGA
- a CDS encoding amino acid permease, with amino-acid sequence MTSTPQTSTPQTSTPQTSTPQTSTSQNSTPGKTLTGPQKSTGSGDFDAHDLSEFGYDQQLHRSLGKFASFAAGFSFVSILTTIFQLFGLGFGFGGPAFFWTWPIVYAGQFLVALCFAEIAARYPISGAIYQWSRRMGGEVIGWFGGWFMMIAQVVTASAAAIALQVVLPSIWSGFQIIGDDPVLTTTSGAANAVLLGSILLVIVTAINCVGVTWMSRVNSIGVVCELVGVVAVILALFTHAKRGPDVVFETGIPGQQPGYIWAFIVSGLMAAYVMVGFGSAGELAEETRDPRRVAPRTIRMALTVSAIGGGLMLLGALMAAPTLDEQLATGGLPYVLDSVLGSFWGKVLLCDVAVAIFICTLAIQTACSRLMFSMARDGRLPFSEKLSHVNSHTGTPIVPSILIGVLCIGVLLVNVGNSAIFATLASVCIILIYLAYLAVTGPMLYRRFQGWPHGEPGVDAGGKKLFTMGRFGIVVNALAVIYGGLMVVNLAWPRAEVFDPAGEMPILRWAGPICIVVTVLVGIACFPRGKEHPKPVTAPR; translated from the coding sequence ATGACCTCGACACCCCAGACCTCGACACCCCAGACCTCGACACCCCAGACCTCGACACCCCAGACCTCGACATCCCAGAACTCGACACCCGGGAAGACCTTGACCGGACCCCAGAAGTCCACGGGCTCCGGCGACTTCGACGCCCACGACCTCTCCGAGTTCGGTTACGACCAGCAACTCCATCGCTCGCTCGGCAAGTTCGCGTCGTTCGCGGCGGGCTTCTCGTTCGTCTCCATTCTCACCACGATCTTCCAGCTGTTCGGTCTGGGCTTCGGCTTCGGTGGTCCCGCCTTCTTCTGGACGTGGCCGATCGTCTACGCGGGCCAGTTCCTGGTGGCGCTCTGCTTCGCCGAGATCGCTGCGCGGTACCCGATCTCGGGTGCCATCTATCAGTGGTCGCGTCGCATGGGCGGTGAGGTCATCGGCTGGTTCGGCGGCTGGTTCATGATGATCGCCCAGGTCGTCACCGCCTCGGCCGCGGCCATCGCGCTGCAGGTCGTCCTCCCGTCGATCTGGTCGGGATTTCAGATCATCGGCGACGACCCGGTCCTGACCACCACCAGCGGCGCGGCCAACGCGGTCCTCCTCGGGTCGATCCTGCTGGTCATCGTGACCGCCATCAACTGCGTCGGCGTCACCTGGATGAGCCGCGTCAACAGCATCGGCGTCGTCTGTGAGCTCGTGGGCGTCGTGGCGGTGATCCTCGCCCTGTTCACCCACGCCAAGCGCGGGCCGGACGTGGTGTTCGAGACCGGCATCCCGGGACAGCAGCCCGGTTACATCTGGGCGTTCATCGTCTCCGGCCTGATGGCGGCGTACGTGATGGTCGGTTTCGGTTCGGCCGGTGAGCTCGCCGAGGAGACCCGTGATCCCCGACGTGTCGCACCGCGCACCATCCGGATGGCCCTGACCGTGTCCGCGATCGGCGGCGGGCTGATGCTCCTCGGCGCCCTCATGGCGGCCCCGACCCTCGACGAACAACTCGCGACCGGCGGACTGCCCTACGTCCTGGATTCGGTGCTCGGCAGTTTCTGGGGCAAGGTGCTGCTCTGCGACGTCGCGGTGGCGATCTTCATCTGCACCCTCGCCATCCAGACAGCGTGCTCGCGCCTGATGTTCTCGATGGCCCGCGACGGCCGGCTGCCCTTCTCCGAGAAGCTGTCCCATGTCAACAGCCACACGGGGACCCCGATCGTCCCGTCGATCCTCATCGGCGTGTTGTGCATCGGCGTCCTGCTGGTCAACGTGGGCAACTCGGCGATCTTCGCGACCCTCGCCAGCGTGTGCATCATCCTGATCTACCTCGCCTACCTGGCGGTGACCGGCCCGATGCTCTACCGCCGGTTCCAGGGATGGCCGCACGGTGAACCGGGTGTCGATGCGGGGGGCAAGAAGCTGTTCACCATGGGCCGGTTCGGGATCGTGGTGAATGCTCTCGCGGTGATCTACGGCGGCCTGATGGTGGTCAATCTGGCATGGCCGCGGGCCGAGGTCTTCGACCCGGCGGGCGAGATGCCCATCCTGCGCTGGGCCGGACCGATCTGCATCGTCGTCACCGTTCTCGTCGGCATCGCCTGCTTCCCGCGCGGCAAGGAACATCCCAAACCCGTCACCGCCCCGCGCTGA
- a CDS encoding TetR/AcrR family transcriptional regulator produces MATASSTAAPSGGRGRPRLVPARRRGETAREEILDAAAELFTRHGYTGTSTRMIAEAVGIRQASLYHYFGTKDDILATLLNTTVIAPLEYARGLLDADGPALSRLLELARFDVDQLARSRWNLGALYLLPELGDHRFAEFRSARAELADIYASLAARALGDDADKRSLLPFRLVESVIMMRADEQRGDLGDHTAAGLVDTIVGALAMLIEHRPEASSTPAAR; encoded by the coding sequence ATGGCGACCGCCTCGAGTACGGCCGCGCCGTCCGGCGGTCGCGGACGCCCTCGCCTGGTGCCCGCCCGGCGCCGGGGAGAGACGGCACGCGAAGAGATATTGGACGCCGCGGCCGAGTTGTTCACCCGCCACGGTTACACCGGGACCTCGACCCGGATGATCGCCGAGGCGGTCGGCATCCGACAGGCCTCGCTGTACCACTACTTCGGCACCAAGGACGACATCCTCGCCACACTGCTGAACACGACCGTCATCGCCCCGCTCGAGTACGCGCGCGGCCTCCTCGACGCCGACGGCCCCGCATTGTCACGTCTGCTCGAACTCGCCCGTTTCGACGTCGATCAACTCGCCCGCTCGCGATGGAATCTCGGCGCGCTCTATCTGCTACCCGAGCTCGGCGACCACCGCTTCGCCGAATTCCGGTCCGCGCGTGCGGAACTGGCCGACATCTACGCGTCGTTGGCCGCGCGGGCACTCGGCGACGATGCCGACAAGCGGAGCCTGCTCCCATTCCGGCTCGTGGAGTCGGTCATCATGATGCGCGCCGACGAGCAGCGCGGCGACCTCGGCGACCACACGGCCGCCGGGCTCGTCGACACCATCGTCGGCGCGCTGGCGATGCTCATCGAGCATCGGCCTGAGGCGTCCAGCACGCCTGCTGCCCGATAA
- a CDS encoding DUF4188 domain-containing protein, with protein sequence MPRPLAARTTNVVPPEGTALFLIGMRVTRPWRVRAWLAVFAAMPKMLIHLRRRPEAGMLGAQLYLGGSLMVLSYWRSADDIRRFAADPDAPHLPVWRWFNRELADTGSVGIWHETYVIGEHETVSSGMPPWGLVRAVGGCAVDASTATAGRRLERSRNGPSG encoded by the coding sequence ATGCCACGTCCCCTCGCTGCCAGAACGACCAATGTGGTCCCACCGGAGGGGACCGCGCTGTTCCTCATCGGAATGCGGGTGACCCGCCCATGGCGTGTCCGTGCCTGGCTGGCCGTGTTCGCGGCGATGCCGAAGATGCTGATTCACCTCCGTCGACGCCCGGAGGCCGGGATGCTCGGTGCCCAGCTCTACCTCGGGGGTTCGCTCATGGTGCTCTCGTACTGGCGTAGTGCCGATGACATCAGGCGATTCGCCGCCGACCCCGATGCCCCGCACCTGCCGGTCTGGCGGTGGTTCAACCGTGAACTCGCCGACACCGGCTCCGTCGGGATCTGGCACGAGACCTACGTGATCGGTGAACACGAGACGGTGTCGAGCGGGATGCCCCCGTGGGGACTCGTGCGGGCCGTGGGCGGCTGTGCTGTCGACGCGAGCACGGCCACCGCCGGCCGGCGCCTCGAGCGGAGCCGGAACGGGCCGTCGGGGTAG
- a CDS encoding TetR/AcrR family transcriptional regulator, protein MDDMARPRIHTDDLRDKLLDEAVRVVGEGGLRALSVRDVAHAAGTSTTAVYSLLGNKEGLARGVLIRAFESFASAQEAAADDRDAAGLVDLGTAYVGWALENPRLYELMFGEARSGMTPSEETRAAAARAIEPLRSGVSQAITAGVFRVADVDTVVASLWAQVHGLALLLLSGHFPAGADPVAAATAVIDGWRAAEHQPRVR, encoded by the coding sequence ATGGACGACATGGCAAGGCCCCGGATACACACCGACGACCTACGCGACAAGCTGCTCGACGAAGCGGTACGCGTCGTCGGCGAAGGTGGGCTGCGTGCGTTGTCGGTGCGCGACGTCGCCCATGCCGCCGGAACGTCGACGACCGCGGTGTACTCGCTGCTGGGCAACAAGGAGGGACTCGCCCGCGGCGTGCTGATCCGCGCCTTCGAGTCATTCGCGTCCGCCCAGGAGGCGGCGGCTGATGACAGGGACGCCGCCGGTCTCGTCGACCTCGGCACCGCATACGTGGGGTGGGCCCTCGAGAACCCTCGCCTCTACGAGCTGATGTTCGGGGAGGCTCGTTCGGGGATGACTCCGTCCGAGGAGACACGGGCCGCAGCGGCACGCGCCATCGAGCCCCTGCGCTCCGGGGTGTCCCAGGCGATCACGGCCGGCGTGTTCCGTGTGGCCGACGTCGACACCGTGGTCGCATCACTGTGGGCCCAAGTGCACGGACTCGCCCTGCTGCTGCTCTCCGGACACTTCCCGGCAGGCGCCGACCCGGTCGCCGCCGCGACAGCGGTCATCGACGGATGGCGCGCCGCGGAACACCAACCGCGTGTCCGATGA
- a CDS encoding MarR family winged helix-turn-helix transcriptional regulator gives MAGRSMDFDPIAEARENWAQAGWGEVADGMVAVTSVMRAHQILLARVEATLRPFGLSFSRFELLRLLAFSRQGALPITKASDRLQVHVTSVTHAIRRLEEGGLVRRVPHPTDGRTTLVEITDLGRTTVEKATETLNNEVFADVGMSDDEMTELVGAIQSLRKHNGDF, from the coding sequence ATGGCAGGGCGCAGCATGGATTTCGACCCCATCGCCGAGGCGAGGGAAAACTGGGCCCAGGCCGGGTGGGGCGAGGTCGCCGACGGCATGGTGGCGGTCACCTCGGTGATGCGTGCGCACCAGATCCTGCTCGCCCGCGTCGAGGCGACCCTGCGGCCCTTCGGCCTCAGCTTCTCGCGCTTCGAGCTCCTGCGGCTGCTTGCCTTCTCCCGCCAGGGCGCGCTGCCCATCACCAAGGCCAGCGACCGCCTCCAGGTGCACGTCACGAGCGTGACGCACGCGATCCGTCGCCTCGAGGAGGGCGGTCTCGTGCGGCGCGTCCCCCACCCCACGGATGGCCGGACCACGCTCGTCGAGATCACCGACCTCGGCCGGACGACCGTCGAGAAGGCCACCGAAACCCTCAACAACGAGGTCTTCGCCGATGTCGGCATGTCCGACGACGAGATGACCGAACTGGTCGGGGCGATCCAGTCACTGCGCAAGCACAACGGGGATTTCTAG
- a CDS encoding type IV toxin-antitoxin system AbiEi family antitoxin domain-containing protein — protein sequence MDDLHQLISRQDGVLSASQAMAAGMTRSSIGRRLRAGDWVAVARAVYLVAGHRRSARAQARIAVLSVGPDAVLGGVAAAWWLGLRAKEPAKHLVLTPFRGRHARSSATAVVRHRDLSDADVMIRDDLRVTTAALSVLDASVELGVGILDSALLSGGVTLDDLKAAHARYPKRHGSPTISRFLHLLDDGARSEAERVVVGLFDAAGLDGWTSNLPQHGYIIDFAFSHAKLAVEVDGFAFHRDTETFQRDRTKRNALIGDGWTVLNFTWADLIERPEHVVTAVRQALGRFAA from the coding sequence ATGGACGATCTGCATCAGCTGATCAGCAGGCAGGACGGTGTGCTCTCGGCGTCGCAGGCGATGGCGGCCGGGATGACCCGATCGTCCATCGGCCGGCGGCTCCGCGCAGGGGACTGGGTGGCCGTGGCCCGTGCCGTCTATCTGGTGGCCGGTCACCGCCGGTCGGCACGAGCGCAGGCACGGATCGCGGTGCTGTCCGTGGGGCCCGACGCCGTGCTGGGCGGGGTCGCTGCCGCATGGTGGCTGGGTCTGCGAGCAAAAGAACCGGCAAAACACCTGGTGCTCACACCGTTTCGAGGCCGTCACGCCCGTTCGTCCGCCACGGCGGTGGTGCGTCATAGGGACCTCTCCGACGCCGACGTCATGATCCGGGACGACCTTCGGGTGACCACTGCCGCTCTGAGCGTTCTCGACGCATCGGTCGAACTCGGTGTCGGCATCCTCGACTCGGCGCTGTTGTCCGGCGGGGTGACGCTCGACGACCTGAAGGCTGCCCACGCCCGCTATCCCAAGCGCCACGGGTCTCCGACGATCTCCCGTTTCTTGCATCTACTCGACGACGGAGCCCGTTCCGAGGCCGAGCGGGTCGTCGTCGGCCTGTTCGACGCCGCGGGGCTCGATGGCTGGACGTCGAACCTCCCACAGCACGGATACATCATCGACTTCGCGTTCAGCCATGCCAAGCTCGCTGTCGAGGTCGACGGGTTCGCGTTTCACCGTGACACCGAGACATTTCAGCGCGACCGGACAAAGCGCAATGCGCTGATCGGCGACGGGTGGACCGTCCTGAACTTCACGTGGGCGGACCTCATCGAACGCCCGGAGCACGTCGTCACCGCCGTTCGGCAGGCTCTCGGCCGATTCGCGGCGTGA
- the mmsB gene encoding 3-hydroxyisobutyrate dehydrogenase, producing MTTIAFLGLGNMGGPMAANLVKAGHTVRGFDPVPEAVKVAQENGIETFPAAIETVAAAEVVITMLPNGAIVKKLYDDILPATPTGALFIDSSTISVDDAREIHRRASEHGFAQVDAPVSGGVKGAVAGTLAFMVGGEDEAFSAARGTLDPMAGKIIHCGGAGAGQAAKVCNNMVLAVQQIAIGEAFVLAEKLGLDDQALYDVITGATGNCWAVETNCPVPGPVPTSPANNDFKPGFATALMNKDLGLAMDAVASTGSRAPLGTHAAQLYRAFAEQHSDLDFSAIITSLH from the coding sequence ATGACGACGATCGCTTTCCTCGGCCTCGGCAACATGGGCGGGCCGATGGCGGCCAACCTGGTCAAGGCCGGCCACACCGTGCGCGGGTTCGATCCGGTTCCGGAGGCGGTGAAGGTCGCCCAGGAGAACGGCATCGAGACGTTCCCGGCCGCCATCGAGACCGTCGCCGCCGCGGAGGTCGTGATCACGATGCTGCCCAACGGCGCCATCGTGAAGAAGCTCTACGACGACATCCTCCCGGCCACCCCCACCGGGGCACTGTTCATCGACTCCTCGACGATCTCCGTCGACGATGCACGCGAGATCCATCGTCGTGCGTCCGAGCACGGTTTCGCACAGGTCGACGCCCCGGTCTCCGGCGGGGTCAAGGGTGCGGTCGCCGGCACGCTGGCGTTCATGGTCGGCGGCGAGGACGAGGCGTTCTCCGCGGCACGCGGAACGCTGGACCCGATGGCGGGCAAGATCATCCACTGCGGCGGCGCAGGCGCGGGCCAGGCGGCCAAGGTGTGCAACAACATGGTGCTCGCCGTGCAGCAGATCGCGATCGGGGAGGCCTTCGTGCTCGCCGAGAAGCTCGGCCTGGACGATCAGGCCCTCTACGACGTGATCACCGGCGCCACCGGCAACTGCTGGGCCGTCGAGACCAACTGCCCTGTCCCCGGGCCGGTCCCGACCTCACCGGCGAACAACGATTTCAAACCCGGTTTCGCGACGGCACTGATGAACAAGGACCTCGGTCTGGCGATGGACGCCGTCGCCAGTACCGGCTCCCGCGCACCGCTGGGCACCCACGCCGCCCAGCTGTACCGCGCGTTCGCCGAGCAGCACTCCGACCTCGACTTCAGCGCGATCATCACCTCGCTGCACTAG
- a CDS encoding acyl-CoA dehydrogenase family protein has translation MTTFADAAVAALDGDERVIVETAAGFAAKKLAPFALEWDAANHFPVDELREASELGMGAIYCSEDVGGSGLRRLDGVRIFEQLAYADPAVASFLSIHNMCTWMVDNYGTDAQRSTWVPRLATMETIASYCLTEPGAGSDAAALSTRAERSGDEYVLTGVKQFISGAGSSDLYVIMARTGDAGPKGISTFLVEKGSPGLSFGAQEHKMGWHAQPTAQVILDEVRVPADNLLGGTEGIGFGIAMNGLNGGRLNIAASSLGGAQAAFDKAASYVASRRAFGSALIDEPTIRFTLADMATSLQASRLMLWQAAAALDADAPDKVEQCAMAKRFVTDGCYDVADAALQLHGGYGYLNEYGIEKIVRDLRVHRILEGTNEIMRVVLGRSIASRYRDN, from the coding sequence TTGACCACCTTCGCCGACGCCGCGGTCGCTGCGCTCGACGGTGACGAACGTGTCATCGTCGAGACCGCAGCGGGTTTCGCGGCCAAGAAGCTGGCGCCCTTCGCTCTCGAATGGGACGCCGCGAACCATTTCCCGGTCGATGAGCTGCGGGAGGCCTCCGAGCTCGGGATGGGCGCGATCTACTGCTCCGAGGACGTCGGTGGCAGTGGTCTGCGCCGTCTCGACGGTGTCCGCATCTTCGAGCAGCTCGCCTACGCCGACCCCGCCGTCGCATCGTTCCTGTCGATCCACAACATGTGCACCTGGATGGTCGACAACTACGGCACCGACGCACAGCGTTCGACGTGGGTGCCGCGGCTGGCCACGATGGAGACCATCGCGAGCTACTGCCTGACCGAGCCCGGGGCCGGTTCGGATGCGGCCGCACTGTCCACCCGCGCCGAACGATCCGGCGACGAGTATGTCCTGACCGGCGTCAAACAGTTCATCTCCGGTGCCGGGTCGTCGGATCTGTACGTCATCATGGCGCGCACCGGTGACGCGGGACCCAAGGGAATCTCCACCTTCCTGGTGGAAAAGGGTTCTCCGGGGCTGAGTTTCGGTGCACAGGAACACAAGATGGGCTGGCATGCGCAGCCCACCGCGCAGGTCATCCTCGACGAGGTGCGGGTGCCCGCCGACAACTTGCTCGGCGGCACCGAGGGCATCGGGTTCGGCATCGCGATGAACGGTCTCAACGGTGGCAGGCTCAACATCGCGGCGTCGTCGCTCGGTGGGGCGCAGGCGGCCTTCGACAAGGCGGCCTCCTACGTCGCGAGCCGGCGGGCCTTCGGCAGCGCCCTCATCGACGAGCCGACCATCCGGTTCACCCTGGCCGACATGGCGACGTCGCTGCAGGCATCGCGGCTGATGCTGTGGCAGGCGGCGGCCGCGCTCGACGCCGATGCGCCCGACAAGGTCGAACAGTGCGCGATGGCCAAACGTTTCGTCACCGACGGTTGTTACGACGTCGCCGACGCCGCGCTGCAGCTGCACGGCGGATACGGATATCTCAACGAGTACGGAATCGAGAAAATCGTCCGTGACCTCCGTGTGCATCGCATTCTGGAAGGGACCAACGAGATCATGCGCGTGGTGCTGGGCCGTTCTATCGCGTCCCGCTACCGCGACAACTGA
- a CDS encoding CoA-acylating methylmalonate-semialdehyde dehydrogenase, with protein MSAPVVPSIPHYLDGKRVTAQGGRVADVFNPSTGEVQAQVPLASTDEVAAAIATASAAQKEWAAWNPQRRARVMMRFVDLVNKNADELATTLSLEHGKTHADALGDIQRGVEVIEFAIGIPHLIKGEFTEGAGSGIDVHSIRQPLGVVAGITPFNFPAMIPLWKAGPALACGNAFILKPSERDPSVPVRLAELFTEAGLPDGVFQVVHGDKEAVDALLTHPDVKALGFVGSSDIAQYIYSTAAAHGKRSQCFGGAKNHAIIMPDANLDQVVDALIGAGYGSAGERCMAISVAVPVGEQTADRLRAKLIDRVNALRVGHSLDPKADYGPLVTAAALERVRGFIAAGAEEGAELVIDGRERASNEQTYGDEDISKGFFIGPTLFDHVTKDMSIYTEEIFGPVLTILRAHDYEEALALASDHQYGNGVAIFTQDGDAARDFTARVEVGMVGVNVPIPVPVAYYTFGGWKRSGFGDLNQHGPASIQFYTKTKTVTTRWPSGIKDGAEFVIPTMD; from the coding sequence GTGTCCGCTCCTGTTGTCCCCTCGATCCCGCACTACCTCGACGGCAAGCGCGTCACCGCCCAGGGCGGCCGCGTCGCCGACGTCTTCAACCCCAGCACCGGCGAGGTCCAGGCGCAGGTACCCCTCGCCTCGACCGACGAGGTCGCTGCCGCCATCGCCACCGCGTCGGCCGCCCAGAAGGAATGGGCCGCCTGGAACCCCCAGCGCCGGGCCCGCGTGATGATGCGCTTCGTCGACCTGGTCAACAAGAACGCCGACGAGCTCGCGACCACCCTGTCGCTCGAGCACGGCAAGACCCACGCCGACGCCCTCGGCGACATCCAGCGCGGCGTCGAGGTCATCGAATTCGCCATCGGCATCCCGCATCTCATCAAGGGTGAGTTCACCGAAGGTGCCGGCAGCGGTATCGACGTGCACTCGATCCGGCAGCCGCTCGGCGTCGTCGCCGGCATCACGCCGTTCAACTTCCCGGCCATGATCCCGCTGTGGAAGGCCGGGCCCGCACTCGCCTGCGGCAACGCCTTCATCCTCAAGCCCAGCGAGCGCGACCCGTCGGTTCCGGTTCGCCTCGCCGAATTGTTCACCGAGGCAGGGCTTCCCGACGGCGTGTTCCAGGTCGTCCACGGCGACAAGGAAGCCGTCGACGCCCTGCTGACCCACCCCGACGTCAAGGCACTCGGCTTCGTCGGCAGCTCCGACATCGCCCAGTACATCTACTCCACCGCAGCCGCCCACGGAAAGCGCTCACAGTGCTTCGGCGGCGCCAAGAACCACGCGATCATCATGCCCGACGCCAACCTCGACCAGGTCGTCGATGCGTTGATCGGCGCAGGCTACGGCAGCGCCGGCGAGCGTTGCATGGCGATCAGCGTCGCGGTGCCGGTCGGTGAGCAGACCGCAGACCGGCTGCGCGCCAAGCTGATCGATCGCGTCAACGCACTCCGCGTCGGTCATAGTCTCGACCCCAAGGCCGACTACGGCCCACTGGTCACCGCCGCCGCACTCGAGCGGGTCCGCGGTTTCATCGCCGCGGGTGCCGAGGAAGGTGCCGAGCTGGTCATCGACGGCCGCGAACGCGCCAGCAATGAGCAGACCTACGGCGACGAGGACATCTCGAAGGGCTTCTTCATCGGCCCGACGCTGTTCGACCATGTCACCAAGGACATGTCCATCTACACCGAGGAGATCTTCGGCCCGGTGCTGACGATCCTGCGGGCACACGACTACGAGGAGGCCCTCGCCCTGGCGTCGGACCACCAGTACGGCAACGGTGTCGCGATCTTCACCCAGGACGGTGACGCCGCACGGGACTTCACCGCGCGGGTCGAGGTCGGCATGGTCGGCGTGAACGTGCCGATCCCGGTTCCGGTGGCGTACTACACCTTCGGCGGCTGGAAGCGCTCGGGCTTCGGTGACCTCAACCAGCACGGCCCGGCGTCGATCCAGTTCTACACCAAGACCAAGACCGTCACCACGCGCTGGCCGTCGGGCATCAAGGACGGCGCCGAGTTCGTCATCCCGACGATGGACTGA
- a CDS encoding flavodoxin domain-containing protein has translation MSVVILYGTETGNGELVADAIADTLAADHDPSIYDMSEYAVEDLDPSDFLVIVCSTYGEGELPTGAEPFAEELESVDPDLTGMRFAVFGLGDSIYDTFNRGGEIVAEMLTKRGAEQVGEHARHDNSSAIKPAKQAAEWAEDLSGLIGS, from the coding sequence ATGTCGGTCGTCATCCTGTACGGAACCGAGACCGGGAACGGTGAGCTGGTCGCCGACGCCATCGCCGACACCCTCGCCGCCGATCACGACCCGTCGATCTATGACATGAGCGAGTACGCCGTCGAGGACCTCGACCCGTCAGACTTTCTCGTGATCGTGTGCTCGACGTACGGCGAAGGTGAGCTGCCCACCGGCGCCGAGCCCTTCGCCGAAGAGCTCGAGAGCGTCGACCCGGACCTGACCGGGATGCGATTCGCCGTGTTCGGCCTCGGCGATTCGATCTATGACACCTTCAACCGCGGCGGCGAGATCGTCGCCGAGATGCTCACCAAACGCGGCGCGGAGCAGGTCGGTGAGCACGCCCGCCACGACAACTCCTCGGCGATCAAGCCCGCCAAGCAGGCAGCCGAGTGGGCCGAGGACCTCTCCGGCCTGATCGGCAGCTGA